AAGGCTTGCCTAGTGcaggttatctctcctgtgtggtttgcaagctattgcacaggagctgggtttaccctgtgcgcacccgaagggtagcggctgcgggttcccatgtcataaaaatatatatatatatatatggaacttCGTCCCGAGCTGCGGCACAAACGAGTCTATTGGAAAGTCTAGTTAGCAACTTCTACACGAACTTTCAAGTGGATAAGATCATTGGAGTGGTGTCAACTTATCACTATATTGGATGTGGGTCTAACATTTCAAAGCATCCTAAAATGGACAACACATTCAATGAATACCTGATCGATTACTTGGGGGAGGGGGGGAATAGATAATTCTGAACTATCCTATCAGCCTGATACTTGCATACATTGAGAACCTTCATTTACTGAAAACACATTGATGTACCTTAATGTAAGCAAGTCCATAAGTACTCACGCTAGCTTATTCAGTTAATGAACAAAAAAGGAGACTTAACAATCTATAAGGCCACTCTCAGATCAGCTTCCTAATTAAAGTAATATCATCTAGTCTGTATAATCAGTTTCCTTACTAAAGGGCATATTCAATCTTTTCATTGCCCGTGGCTCGTCACTATCACCTAAGGTTATACCCAAGAACTAACAGAACAATTTGAACATGCTGTTGCAGAAAATCTTCAGTAACACTCTACattgtttagtttttttttttttaaaatacattGACTTATATAGGTCTTTGGTGTTGCCAATAGACACAGTCTTCAATTATGTTGATAATCATTTTCCCTTTTGACAATCAATTTCAATTTATTAGTTGACTGTATAGGAAATACAGGTGATCATAAAAGAAAAAACCTTCTTAGTTCTAAGAATTTCAACGTTTTTTCTCATCCTACGAAACCCAAAGGGGTGAATGTCCTGTACAAACAACACATGGCCCAAACAAGAAATAATTCACATTTGAGGCACATGCTTATTTTTCTATCTAAGTTTACTAGTTCACTTAGATGTTTAACCAATATACATttttcttaaaagaaaaaaaaaaaaaaaaagtgtgataATGGAATAATAATTAAGTTACTGGGGCGATCCTTCAGGATTTTAAGTTAGCAATGAAAATATAGGGCCATATATGGGTTAAATTCTATAAGACTGACGATATAGTTACTCTATGGTGTTTGAGCTTTATTAGAGTGGTACAGATGTTGATAATCACAGATATCTCATATCGCAAGCCAGCCGGCCACTACCCGTTCCTCAagtgcctctctctctctctctctctctctctctctctctctctctctctctctcttctcattTTAGGTCAATCATATTATTCCATTTTATTGGCAGTGACCAAGTGGCCCTCAATGCATCTCAATTCCCTATTATCCAAATGCATATATTTTCATCAGACACCAATTTCTTCCAATTTGTTTTATTTCTATTTAACAGCGTAATGTCTCAAAAAATTGGGACTATCTGAATGCAAGTGGTGTAACTGTTGAAGTGAGGGGCACAGTGCACGAGGATCAGACTGGTAAAATTTATTGAAGGGCAAGATCAGCAAGTTATCAGGAGAAACAGGATCCATAAAGCATTATTGAATTGGATTACAGGATCATATCTATGATCCATGAGATCCAAGATGAAAAATAAGTAAATACTACAATTTCTTGGTTAATTCATTGTCAATCATAAAGGTTACCCACATATAACCTTTTTAGGTACATTGACAAGTTAGCTACAAGTACATAATGTCATATATTGTAGCGACAAAAGATATATAATGCCGTATATAAGCTCCATGTTGTTCACACTTCAGACAAAAGAAGATATTTTCTGGAAGAGAAAATGTAATGCCAGAGCTCTATCATTTAGCCTTCCACTCGATTATTTAACTTGTATTGACTTTAGCCATTTTCCAAATCACTACATACTAAATTATCGAACTGAACCAAAATCTTAACATTGCATCAGATTGGAAAATTGTTGAGCAGCTTACGCAAATAATAAATGTGAATAGCAAATAAACAAACTTGTACACATGTATACGAATAGAGAACAGCACTAACCCCACAAGACACAGGGAAAAGTAATACCAacaaaaaataaagtaaataccTCTAGACCTTAGCTTTCCAGTAACACCTCTTTGCAAGTTGACTTATTGTGGCCTGTACCCTTGCATCTACTACATTGGAGTTGACGCCTAGCTACTTCATGGGAACCCACCTTCTTAGAAGTTGGCCTCCCTGGTGGACGACGGGTAGGAGGAGGGGTTACTGTTACAGCAGCTTGAGAAGCGTCCTTTTTCTTGGGTCGTTCTAAGCTTGGAATTGGATGTATTGACTCTGAATATGTTGATCTGTAACTATCAGCAGTAAAGTACCTGGCACAATAGTCGTATGGATCACGGCCAAGGCAACCAATGACAGCTATGGCATGGCAACAAGGTAACCCAGTTAGCCCCCAATCTCTGCAACTACACTCGCAATGGTCAATGTCAACTACTTCTATGGTATCCCCCCGTACCTCAAATTTGGTACCATTAGGCATCAACACTTGAAGAGTATTAAATTTTTGGCTTTCTTTCTCCAGCTTTTCCTCCATAGATGGAGTTAGCCTTGTCACCCACTGATTGGACTCAGTCCGCCGGGTATAAATTAGCTCCATTATCTTACCTCTTATTGCATCAACCATCTGGGTGATTGGCAGGTCATGAGCATCTGATACCCAACCATAGAAAAGCTCTCCAAAGTTTGATGTCATGTGGTTATATCGCATCCCACGGAAGAAAGCATTTGCCCAGTTAATAGGCTCACTCTGCATTACCCAGTTGTAAGCATCTAGTGAAATACTTTTTATGCTTTCAACACACCTCTGGAAGCCTTCAGGCTTTGGTGCATAAGCTGCACCGTAAAAATCCTCAACCAAAAGGCGCTTGACTTCATGAGAAAATTGCCCTCTCACATCTCTGATAAGTTGTTCAGAAAGATAGCGCAGACAGTAGCCATGAAAGACATCCTCACCCTGAAATATTTCAGCAATCGATTCTCTAAGCCCCTTCTCTCTATCAGCCACGACAGTAATACCACGACACATTGACAATGCAGTTCTAAGCTGTAATAGGAACCAACGCCAATTATCATCAGATTCTGAGTCAACTATGGCAAAAGCAACAGGAAAAACACCATCATTCCCATCAGCAGCTGTTGCTGCTAACAGAGTGCCTTGGTATTTAGACTTTAAGAATATACTATCAAGGAAAAGCAGGGGCCTGCAGCCTTGTTCAAAGCCATAGAGTGAAGCATGAAATGATACAAAGAGCCTGTGAAAGCTTGAGTCATCCTTTGTAGTGAAAGTTGCAAGACTTCCAGGATTTGTCTCCATCACTTTTTCACAAAAAATTGGCAGCTGACTATATGCCTCCTTATAAGAACCTTGAAGCTGCTCCTTAGCAATCTCTTTTCCACGCCATGCCTGGAAATAATTTAACTGGATTCCATATTCCTTTTGTATGTCATTGACAATGTCCTTTGGCTTGTAATTCGGGGAAACTTTCAACTTCTCCTTTATAATACTAGCCACCCAACTCCTTGTTGCCTGATAGCCATTAGTAACAACGGCCCCTTCACATGTGTGGGTAGGATTCATTTTTTTAATGCAGATTAATTGAGTGGTTGACAATCTTGATGCATGAATTCTCCATGGACAGCCCTCTGCTTTGCATTTTACAGTCACTCGATGACTATCATTCTTCTTGTACTTGAAAGCAAATTGATTTGCAATAGCATATTTCCGCAATGTCTCACGAAATTCATGCACACTATTAAACCTTTGACCTACGCCAGTTATATCATTCTGCCACTGCTGAGCAGCTTTAACATTCTTTTCATCATAATTAGCAGCAGCAAACGAAACAGGAGCAGGCATTTCAGCTTCTATCTCAATTGTGTCATCAACATTGTTCGTATCACCTACGACATCAAAATTGGCATCAAGCAAGAGGCCAGGCTCATTGGGGTCATCCACGATATCCTCCACAACACTCAGAGGAGCTTCAACTGGGACCGCCATTTCTGATAAAGTCGTCCGGCTTGACCTGCAACACAGTATGTCCAATATATTTCATCCTTTAAAAAGGGAGAATTCTACATATTTTAGGCAGCAAGGAATCTACCTACTGCCAGGCATGTTTGAAAGATCAGCGTCAACAGCTTCTTCAGTCATCACGTAGATCTCTGTAGTATCAGAGTTCCCATGGAATTTGATCATGCGCTTAAGGTCTTTGTCATTGGAGATTGTTATAAGTGTCTTCCTGTTTCCAGGAAGAAAATATTTGACTGACATAGTAGCAAGGCTGCAGTTAAACATCTCAGCTACCTCCATCTTGAAATCATTGTAGTTCagtttttcatccatttccatGGCATGAGCATCTCCGCCTTTATATGAAAGGAAACCATCTTTATCAGTCTCAAATTCACCACCTGACTGACATATGGCTATAACTCGCTTCCCAGCCATGACCTAAAGCAACATTCACGAAACAAATATAAGATTAAATCAATGAAAAGCCGTAACATTCAACCAAAACAAGTTCGAAAAAGCAGGTTCATTCAGATCAACCACAGTCAAAGGAGGAATTTGAGACAGAACCAGCGGAAAATCTTAAATTTGTATAACCAAATCAAGGACCATCTTTTGAAAATGAACGACCAATATCTACAAATGCAGAAACTACAGTATTCTACACATTTACCTTTTCTCAAAATATCTACAATGCAGAAACTAAAACCCTAGATAGGATGATATTGAGTCGAGGATTAGCATAGAAGGTTACTAGGTAGTCGAGCATTGTCTAGTTTCCCTTATCAGTATTGTTAATTATTACTCTCCTACTATCTTATTCTTCGATTTTATTATTACCCTTTGTTTCCtttacttcgattatcttattttttGTTGATGCTACTATTCTCCTCTCCATTGTTTTCAGCATGGCTCCTTCACTATTATATTTCGTTTACATTCTTGATTTTGATATGCTtcacttgagccgagggtctaccggaaacaccCTCTCTACCTTCACAAAGTAGGGTTAAgcagaggcgaatccaggatttcaaGAGGATGGGTTCACCATTGCTTTTAAGATAAGATATAAAATTGATAGTGACATCAACTTGGCAAGCAAAAGATAATTAATTACATTTTTTTATGAAGTAAGTAGTTTTATAATCACAATGACATCAAAGAGATGCATAGCTACAAAAGAGGAAATATCAGCTCATACAAAGAAAAGAATTGGAacttatagaaaaaaaaaagaaaaaaaaaataattagacaTAATATAAAAATGGAAAATATTTTTGCCTTTTGTTTAATTAAAACTAAAGAAGAAAAAGGGTTTAGAAATAATATAAAAGAGGAAAGTTACAGACTGCTTtagaaataaaacaaaaaagtgTAACAGGTCGGGTTCGATCCCTCGACCTTGAGGAATTAAACCCAGCCCCTAACCATGAGGAATTAAACCAAGCCCCTAACCAGTGCTCCACTCGGCGTGGTTTGATCATGcgttccttcagttaatattagatatattttcagaattatacacataatatatcgagtttagtcgaGTGAACCATGGGTTCACGTGACCCAATTTTTCTACGTAAATTCACCTCGGGGGTAAGACTGCATACagtttaccctccccagaccccacttgtgggatcactgggtatgttgttgtttgttgatgttgcAGAACCCCTAATTCTCATCAGTATTGATGAAATATCAGCAACAATGACTATGCAACCTCAAACAGTGTGCCATTTGGGAAATGCTTAACCACTCAAAACAACTATAATGAATCAAACAAACCCAAGATTTAGAAACAAACACACAAAAATTAACCAGAGAAGCAAAAAACAAAAACCCAATGGAAAAACCCTAGCCAATAAACAAAAGGGGGGAAACATGAAAAGACTATACCTTTATGCCTGGGAGATGAAATCTTGAAGTGGGTATTCAAGAAGGGGATAAAATTGTTATCTAAAAGGGTAATCGAATCGAAATCAAAGCCTGGAATCTGCATAAAAGGGGGATAGATACAGATGGGAATGAGGGATTTGGGGGAAGTAACTTAGAGTAGATCGAGTGGTGATTTATTTGGGCTGAATACAAACAATAATGGAGTATCCAGTTATGGAAGGATGACTATGTTGCATACCGACATGGCTACCTTCTACTGTCCAATCATATACTGCGTACCCTACTTTCGTACTTTAAATTGAcccatttttaatttttaatagtAATAATGTCAATAGTCATCCCTCTCTCGTCGGGTTACCAAAACTCCTATATCAAATAGGTTTCTTCCAAGGCCAAAACTCCTTTTTCGTCTTTTCTCCACTTCCTCTAATATTAATTAGTAGGAGTCGTTTTGGTTGCAGTTAAGTGTGTGTGTATCATAAGTTCATAACAATCGAATTCGTGAGTATAAAACTGTTAAATGAGACTACACTAATTCACTAAAGGATTGTCATTATAATTAATTGACTCCACTTATGTGAGTTTCACATTAGTTTGGTCTCGcgtatctatatataatataaaactaggcatagacaaggtgatgtggcacctctctatggcctagaaacctaattatcttttttctcctttttttgaaatTTCTCTCATTTTAAAATCAATATACTATCTATTAAATAATTCAAAAGCCACTCTATTAATTATCTTAATTACACCTCATAATTATTTAATTGCACCTTTTCATCCACTTCTATCCGTTTGGTTTTTTCAACTTTTCCTAATAAGTCATTTGTGACCATTTTCCCTAATTCTTAATTAATAGAGCATAAAAGTTCTTCTACTATTTAAGTTGGAAACAAGAAGGTTGCAAACAATCATTCAATTAAATTCTTCCAAATGATAGAGTAATAGTGTGTTCTTTTGTTCTTCCAACGAGGGagtaatattatttatttttgtttgattATTTTGTTTTCCTATATTGTTGTTTTATTTCTAATATTAGATTGATTTGTTTTATCATACAtctttatgtttaatttttgTGCTATTGCGAATTTTAGATTGTTGTATTTTTTGTCTTCCCCTGCTTCGACAAAAGTCTAGGAACTATGATTCAATTAAATATGCTTCGGTTTCATCTACCCTTTACGAAATTAATGTTATGTACAAGatttttctttgttcttcttcTATTTTGTCCGCTTTTAGGATGAAGACCTTAAAGGAGCTTCCTTGAGTTTTCCCGTGATTCAAGCAGGAGTAAAATATTGTTGAAAGACTGGAAGAGACAAGACAATTCTTAAGGTTCTTGATGTAATTATGTTATAATCTCAAAAAGTTACAAGTGCAATTCCATAAGTTATTGTATTCTTTTTCGCCTTTATATAGATTCGCAGTAATTTTATGTCCAAAAGGAACATTGAAGAGGGATTTTATCTTTAACATATTAGGTTTCATAGCTTttcttttcttaattattctctATATATGTGAAGACAATAATTAATTGACTAACgaagaaaaaaatggaagaagGAAGACAAAAGGTGGAGTTGTAGAAATGGAAGGTCGTAAAATctgcttatttcattcattatGGTATATCTATTTTAGTATTTATATTCTTTTTTCCAAAATCCTCGGTCACTCTTTGAAAAATTAAATCATTTTATTTAGAATAAGTCCTTTTAATTTGATAGTACGtatatttttttgaaataatttaaTTATTCTGACATAGATGAGGAGTTTTAATCATATTTTAGGTTTAAGTGATTGTTCAATAAAATAGATGTTATTTATGCTTTAATCTTCTAAAAATatctaattaaaataaaaaaaaaccttaaattttcaattttgtaTATGTACAAGatttttctttgttcttcttcTATTTTGTTCGATTTTAGGATGAAGACCTTAAAGGAGCTTCCTTGAGTTTTCCCGTGATTCAAACAGGAGTAAAATATTGTTGAAAGACTGGAAGAGACAAGGCAATTCTTGAGGTTCTTGATGTAATCTATAtctaatataaagttaggcatagacaatGTGATGTGCCACTCTCTATGACCAAGAAACacaattatcttttttctccttttttgacatgttttctattttttcctacattaaaaaaaaaaactctcactCATTTAACTCTCTTAATAATTGTGTTAAATGGCTATGTTAATTAGATTACTCTTTCAGTTACATACCTCTTTGTATTCCAAGCATTCatggaaaacaaaaaaaagaacgGCCGAATGGACATGAATGGGCAGGCAAAATTCAACTACTATAAATTTTAGATGTTGATCTTCCAACCTGTAGTGTAGGCATCCAAATTCATCTGTATGCAACGATTTTGTATGTAATAGTTTGCTAATGATATCTACCATTTTATTATTTGCATAGTGTAATATTGGAGTTTTCGTTGATCTACTCCTTTTCCTGGGCctaaagttctttttttttttttgttctttgttaCCACATAAGGCCAAAGAAACCCAATGGAAAAAGATAATTCATACCATTCACATTGTATCCATTTTCTTATTTGCATAGTGTTATAATAAGTTATATTGAAGTTTTTGTTGATCTACTCTTTCCCTAGGCTTGAAGTTGTTTTTCATTAATTCTTTATTACGACACTAAAGAAAGAAACCTAATGGAAAAAGGTAATTCGTATCATTTAGAAGGCAGGCTCTCAAGGTTTGTGATTCAATTCATGATGATTCCAATCATTATAGATTTTTGCAACATAATATGCAAGGATTTTAACAAACTTTACACAAGCATGCAGGGAGTATTTAAAGAAAGGTCGCCCCACAAAGTAATAGGTTTTTGGAAGTGCTAAGAATTTTCAGGAATGAAGGTAACACAGTATGATGAATTCAAAGTGCCAGGGTCAAAGCACTTGATATGGCACCTCTCAATAGCCAAGAAAtgtatataatttttattttttttggcaccTCTCAATAGCCAAAAATGTATTTAACTTTTCCCCCCTTTGTTTTAGTCTTTCCTCTAATTTTTCTATTAAAAAATGATTGTGCCTATAAATTAAATGCAATCAACCCCACGTAGTAGCAGTAACTAAAGGCCGATATTTAAGACTTAACTTTCGCAATAAAGTCATCAAAGCACGTAGCTGCTGTCTTAATAACCTACGTAGCAGCAAACTTAATGATAATCACCTTAATGTGCATTACACTTGCATATTTAGAATATGCATGAaaattataaattacattattaaTAGCTTAAAAATTTAAAGAATACCTTCAAAAATATATGATTGTAAAAGAGTTCGGTTAATTTcaataaccgcgcgaagcgcgggaaAGTACACTAGTCTCAATAATAATAAAGGAGATTTTGCAATAGATTGACGGATATTGAAATAGTTATAATATCATGAATCTTTCAAAATATTGTCACATTAAGGGAGTAGCATAGACTATTATTTGAGAAAGAAACTGCGCCTAGGTGTGGTTTTCAAGTTGGATATAGAGAAGGGCCTATGACCACGTCACTTGGCCTTGCCTGTTGAAGTTACTGGAAAAAATGAATTTTGGAGAGAAGTGGATTAAAGGGATAAAGATCCTTATCAATGGAAATCAACTGGTTATTTTAATTCTCAAAGGGGCCTAAGGCAAAGGGATCTGTGATCCCCTTACCTATTTCTTCTGGTAATGGAGGTGTTGAGTCTCATGATTAAAACTTGTGTCATGAATAGTTGGATAAATGCTTTAAGTTGGAGGGCCAGTCTGGTAATAGTGTTGAGATCTCTCATATCCTATATGCTGACGATACTTTATTGATGTGTGAAGCTGATAGGGAGCAAGTATTGCATCTGAGGATGGTTCTTTTGGATTTCGAAGCAGTGACAGGGTTGAGAATTAATCTGATGAAGAGCTCGATGTTTTCCCTGAATGCTCACAATAATATTAATGGGTTGGCTGAAATATTAGGCTGGAAGATTGAAAAGTTCTCAATCGACTATTTGGAATTACCATAGGTGCAAAATTTAAAGACAACTCTATTTGGAATGGAGTTATTGAGAAATGCGAAAAAAAGCTGGCTCCCTAGAAGCAACAATATTTATGTAGGTTAACATTAATTAATAGTGTTCTCAATGGTATCCCTACTTCCCTTATGTCCATGGTTCCTGTACCAGTTAGTGTGGAGAAGAAATTGGATAGTCTTAGAAGAAAGTTTTTATGGGAAGGTAATGCAGAAAAGAGGAAATACCATTTGGCAAAGTAGAGCATGTGATTAAACATAAGAAGGAGGGGGTTTGGGAGTTAGAAATCTTAAAGCCATAATCAGAGTCTTTTATGTAAATGGCTATGGAGATTAAATGATGGGAGAGAAGCTCATTGGAAGTTTGTAATTGAGGTTAAATATGGAAGGAAGGGTTTCTGGGCACCTAAATTAGTTAAAACCCCTTATGGAGTCGCTATATGGAGGCAGATTGTCAACCTCTAGGAGGAATTCAAGAAGTATGATGGGAAAGAATCAGGTTCTGGGAAGCCAATTGGGGGGCTCTGGTTTGTTGAAAGAGGAATTTCCTAATTTGTACAAATTGTCTCTAAATACTAAAGTGGTGTTATCAGATATTTTCACTGATTCAGGTTGGAATTTACGTTTCAGAAGGAATCTTTTTTATTTGGAGATACAGGAAGTAGATGACTTTATCCAAAAGATGCAATTAGT
The sequence above is a segment of the Lycium barbarum isolate Lr01 chromosome 6, ASM1917538v2, whole genome shotgun sequence genome. Coding sequences within it:
- the LOC132598515 gene encoding uncharacterized protein LOC132598515 gives rise to the protein MAGKRVIAICQSGGEFETDKDGFLSYKGGDAHAMEMDEKLNYNDFKMEVAEMFNCSLATMSVKYFLPGNRKTLITISNDKDLKRMIKFHGNSDTTEIYVMTEEAVDADLSNMPGSRSSRTTLSEMAVPVEAPLSVVEDIVDDPNEPGLLLDANFDVVGDTNNVDDTIEIEAEMPAPVSFAAANYDEKNVKAAQQWQNDITGVGQRFNSVHEFRETLRKYAIANQFAFKYKKNDSHRVTVKCKAEGCPWRIHASRLSTTQLICIKKMNPTHTCEGAVVTNGYQATRSWVASIIKEKLKVSPNYKPKDIVNDIQKEYGIQLNYFQAWRGKEIAKEQLQGSYKEAYSQLPIFCEKVMETNPGSLATFTTKDDSSFHRLFVSFHASLYGFEQGCRPLLFLDSIFLKSKYQGTLLAATAADGNDGVFPVAFAIVDSESDDNWRWFLLQLRTALSMCRGITVVADREKGLRESIAEIFQGEDVFHGYCLRYLSEQLIRDVRGQFSHEVKRLLVEDFYGAAYAPKPEGFQRCVESIKSISLDAYNWVMQSEPINWANAFFRGMRYNHMTSNFGELFYGWVSDAHDLPITQMVDAIRGKIMELIYTRRTESNQWVTRLTPSMEEKLEKESQKFNTLQVLMPNGTKFEVRGDTIEVVDIDHCECSCRDWGLTGLPCCHAIAVIGCLGRDPYDYCARYFTADSYRSTYSESIHPIPSLERPKKKDASQAAVTVTPPPTRRPPGRPTSKKVGSHEVARRQLQCSRCKGTGHNKSTCKEVLLES